TGCGGTCGCGGTAGCGCTGCTTGACGGTGCGGCCCGGCAACAGGCCCAGGAGCTTACCACTCTCGTCCACCACCGGGAAGGTGCTGAACTTGAACCCGCGCTCGTCCATCATATCAAGCACCTCGGCGATGTGCATCTGCGGCTTGACGCTGATCGGCTCCTGGATGAGCCCGTGAATGTTGTTTTTCACCCGGGCGACCTGCTTGATCTGCGCGCGCTCGGACATGTTGTAGTGGATCAGCCCGATGCCGCCATTGTTAGCCATGGCGATGGCCATGGGGGCCTCGGTCACGGTGTCCATGTCGGCCGAGACGATCGGCACAGAGAGGTGGAGCTGCTCCGAGAGGACCGTCTCCGGGTTAGTCATGCGGGGCAGGACCTCAGAGTAGCGGGTCGCCAGCGTGATGTCGTCGTAGGTCAGAGCGACCTGTGCGTTATCCGGGAAAAACTGATCCGCGGCTTTGTAAAAATAAGAATCAATGTCTTTGCTCATGGCAACGGTTGTTGCCCTTGGGAATTATGGGCGAACAAGGAGAGGCGACAACTGAAAAAACACGGGGATCGACACTTTGCTCATGACCGGTCAATATCTGTCCCGGAAGCCCTCGTTAACCCGTCTGTTTCCGCCTCTCGCATCACCCCCCGGAACCTATGGACAGTCTTGCCTGGAAGCCCTACTGCCGCCCCTTCCGCTCCCCATTGCGGACGGCCCATGGTGAGTGGCCCCAGCGCGAGGGGCTGATCGTACGGCTTGAGCACGAGGGGCAGGTGGGCTTTGGCGAAGTCGCTCCCCTGGAAGACTTTGGGACAGAGAGCCTGCTCGATGCATCCGAGGCCCTCGACGCCCTGATTGAAGACCCGGAGCTGGAGCTGCCACCTGAGCTGGTCTGTACACGCTTTGCGCTGGACTGCGCGGCTGGGATGCTTGAGCGCGCGCCTGCCCGTCCACACCACGTAGCCGGGCTGCTCCCGGCGGGCATTACGGCCTATGCTGCGCTTCAAACGCTACTGGATCAGGGCTTTACGACTTTTAAATGGAAAATCGGCGTCGAGTCTATGGAGGCGGAGCAGCACCTGTGCCGCGAGCTGTTCAAGCTGCTGCACGGCAAAGGCATCCTGCGGCTGGACGCCAATGCCGGACTCGACTACGCAGCGACAGAGGCGTGGATGGCCTTTCTGGAGGACTATCCGGTGGAGTTTCTGGAGCAGCCCTTGCCCCCCGGCGAGGAGGCAAGTATGGCCATCTTGGCCGAGCGGTATTCAGTGCCCGTGGCTCTGGACGAGTCGCTCTGCCAGCCGGGTGCGTTGACGGCCTTTACGGAGCTTTTCCCCAAAGGCCCGTTTGTGATAAAACCCGCTCTAATCGGCTCAGTGAAGTCGTACCTGTCCTGGCGGGCTTTCCGGCCCGGTGTGCGGGTGGTTTACTCCTCGGCTTTCGAGACGGCGATCGGCATCGAGGCAGCGCTGCGGCTGGCCTCGATGGATGAGCACAGCTCGGCAGCCGTGGGCTTTGGCACGCTGGAATACTTTCCGCATGAAGATGGTTTTAGCGGGCACATCTATGGGC
This genomic interval from Ruficoccus sp. ZRK36 contains the following:
- the menC gene encoding o-succinylbenzoate synthase, whose protein sequence is MDSLAWKPYCRPFRSPLRTAHGEWPQREGLIVRLEHEGQVGFGEVAPLEDFGTESLLDASEALDALIEDPELELPPELVCTRFALDCAAGMLERAPARPHHVAGLLPAGITAYAALQTLLDQGFTTFKWKIGVESMEAEQHLCRELFKLLHGKGILRLDANAGLDYAATEAWMAFLEDYPVEFLEQPLPPGEEASMAILAERYSVPVALDESLCQPGALTAFTELFPKGPFVIKPALIGSVKSYLSWRAFRPGVRVVYSSAFETAIGIEAALRLASMDEHSSAAVGFGTLEYFPHEDGFSGHIYGPILTPGLPVDAFERLWKRL